The stretch of DNA ATCGCGAGCATGGCAGTCTGAAACGGAAATGGGCGAACGACACAGCGGCGCTTTCGGCCGGAATCGACGCGGGGAGGGGTGGGAACCGGGAGATAGGAACGCGGAAGGTCTTTCGCAATGCGTCGGACCGAGAAAAGCGCCTATTCCGCGGCGTGAGCGCGCGCGGGCAGTTCGATCAGGGCGACCATGTAGGTCTTAAGATCATCAGCGATTGCGGGATCGGATTTTAATTCAGTTAGCGTTCGCGGACGTGGCAGTAGCTTGCCGTCTCCTTCGACGCTTTCTGCATAAAGCTCCAGGGCTTCCGGCGCGTTGCGCAGCGCCTGATCGATATCATCGCCGCCCGAAGTGCAGCCGGGCAGGTCCGGAAACCAGACGCCAACAGCGTGCTCTGGTCCGGCATCTTCAATAAGGGCGATGTAGTGGGCCATGGCTAATCTCAGTCAGGTTTCCATCCTGCGCCCTCATAAATGGCACGGACTAGGCCTTTTCCCAAGTCCTTCTTGGGGTGCGGAACGACAAGTGTTTCACCCGAGATTGGGTTTTTGAACACGTGATGAGAGCCGGTGATGCGAACAAGTGTCCATCCCTCCCGCTCTAGGCGCCGAACAATCTCTCGGCTGTTGGTCAACATGAATGTCTCCTGAGATCATGTGACCTGGAACGCTAGAGCCGATTCGGTAGCGTTAAGTGAGCGCTCGGCAGAAATATTCGCGCCTTACGCCCGCTCCACAAAACTATCCACCACTTTTTTCTCGCCCGCCTTCTCGAA from Bradyrhizobium sp. AZCC 1693 encodes:
- a CDS encoding type II toxin-antitoxin system HicB family antitoxin, whose product is MAHYIALIEDAGPEHAVGVWFPDLPGCTSGGDDIDQALRNAPEALELYAESVEGDGKLLPRPRTLTELKSDPAIADDLKTYMVALIELPARAHAAE
- a CDS encoding type II toxin-antitoxin system HicA family toxin, which translates into the protein MLTNSREIVRRLEREGWTLVRITGSHHVFKNPISGETLVVPHPKKDLGKGLVRAIYEGAGWKPD